A window of Azospirillum lipoferum 4B contains these coding sequences:
- a CDS encoding response regulator transcription factor: MTTEKPVAFVVDDDEAVRDALALHLDLAGLSVRCCASAAEFLDAASPDQPGCAILDIRMPGMDGLDLQQEMVRRGLTLPVIIITGHGDVTAAVRAFRAGAVDFLQKPFDEDLLIERVQEAFERDLAARRADVEAGEIRRRLALLSPRELEVMQLVAEGLPNKTIAQRLSIGIRTVETHRARVLEKMEARNAPELARMQMLLGGRRE, from the coding sequence ATGACGACCGAGAAGCCCGTCGCCTTCGTGGTGGACGACGACGAGGCGGTGCGCGACGCCCTGGCACTTCACCTGGATCTGGCCGGGCTGTCGGTGCGCTGCTGCGCCTCGGCAGCGGAATTCCTGGATGCCGCGTCGCCCGACCAGCCCGGCTGCGCGATCCTCGACATCCGCATGCCGGGGATGGATGGGCTGGATTTGCAGCAGGAGATGGTCCGCCGCGGGCTGACCCTTCCCGTCATCATCATCACCGGCCATGGCGACGTGACCGCCGCGGTCCGCGCCTTCCGAGCGGGAGCCGTGGATTTCCTGCAGAAACCCTTCGACGAGGATCTGCTGATCGAACGGGTGCAGGAAGCCTTCGAGCGCGACCTCGCCGCCCGCCGCGCCGATGTGGAGGCCGGGGAGATCCGCCGCCGGCTCGCCCTGCTCAGCCCGCGCGAGCTGGAGGTGATGCAGCTGGTGGCCGAGGGGTTGCCGAACAAGACGATTGCCCAGCGGCTTTCCATCGGCATCCGCACGGTGGAGACCCACCGCGCCCGCGTGCTGGAGAAGATGGAGGCGCGCAACGCCCCGGAACTGGCACGGATGCAGATGCTGCTGGGCGGGCGGCGGGAGTAG
- a CDS encoding ATP-binding protein, protein MPQTVRRRWMFIPAYLAAQLFLDWISFIHAVSSINITPWNPPAGLMMGLSVLLGLRAVPLVWLGLTAADIVVRDLPVGLGTALLANGIVALGYGAAGGMLRKMIDPGLSSLRDIVLLLGGSAAAVLVIGLGFIAVHTAAGLFDWARFPEVLLRFWTGEIIGIAVLTPMVLMARRMPALRWSWSGAAESLAHGALIGFTLWLDFGPLGSSQYEHFYLLFLPAIAVAVRHGRGGAVLASAATQAGLIAAIQATGVDTARMAHFQLLMLTLAITILLLGAVVSERRRVEDRLRVRQSDLAHASRLIEAGEMAAALAHELNQPLAATMGYARAARKIARMEEASPRLAEILDKTVTQAERADRVIRSLRDFVRKGARDRTPLPVATLIADCLTLAGPLASRHAVEIAAEVAPALPAIAGDAVQLQQAILNLVRNAAEAMTPDATRPEEALGRRRIVIFACPAAEPGFVAIGVRDTGPGLAEVVERNLFAPFVTTKPTGMGLGLSIVRTIVESHGGTLTARSGSGGGAATGAEGGTVFQFTIPVHAKDREGEPA, encoded by the coding sequence ATGCCACAGACTGTCCGCCGCCGATGGATGTTCATTCCGGCCTATCTGGCCGCCCAACTGTTCCTGGATTGGATCAGCTTCATCCATGCGGTGTCGTCGATCAACATCACGCCGTGGAATCCGCCGGCCGGCCTGATGATGGGGCTGTCGGTGCTGCTGGGCCTGCGCGCGGTGCCGCTGGTCTGGCTGGGGCTGACCGCCGCCGACATCGTGGTCCGCGACCTCCCGGTCGGTCTGGGAACGGCGCTGCTGGCCAACGGAATCGTCGCCCTGGGCTATGGGGCGGCGGGTGGGATGCTGCGCAAGATGATCGATCCGGGGCTGTCCAGCCTGCGGGACATCGTCCTGCTGCTCGGCGGCAGCGCGGCAGCGGTTCTGGTCATCGGGCTGGGCTTCATCGCCGTCCACACGGCGGCCGGGCTGTTCGATTGGGCGCGCTTTCCAGAGGTGCTGCTGCGCTTCTGGACCGGCGAGATCATCGGCATCGCCGTCCTGACCCCGATGGTGCTGATGGCACGGCGCATGCCGGCGCTGCGCTGGTCCTGGAGTGGAGCGGCGGAGAGTCTGGCCCACGGCGCGCTGATCGGCTTCACCCTGTGGCTGGATTTCGGTCCGCTGGGCTCGTCGCAGTACGAGCATTTCTACCTGCTGTTCCTGCCGGCCATCGCGGTCGCGGTGCGGCACGGGCGGGGCGGGGCGGTGCTGGCCTCGGCCGCCACCCAGGCCGGCCTGATCGCCGCCATCCAGGCGACCGGCGTCGACACCGCGCGCATGGCGCATTTCCAGCTTCTGATGCTGACGCTCGCCATCACCATCCTGCTGCTGGGCGCCGTGGTCAGCGAACGCCGCCGGGTGGAGGACAGACTGCGGGTGCGGCAATCCGACCTCGCCCACGCCTCCCGCCTGATCGAGGCGGGGGAAATGGCGGCGGCGCTGGCCCATGAACTGAACCAGCCGCTGGCGGCGACCATGGGCTACGCCCGCGCCGCCCGCAAGATCGCTCGGATGGAGGAGGCGTCCCCCCGCCTGGCCGAAATCCTCGACAAGACGGTCACCCAGGCGGAACGCGCCGACCGCGTGATCCGCAGCCTGCGCGACTTCGTGCGCAAGGGTGCGCGCGACCGGACGCCGCTGCCGGTCGCCACGCTGATCGCCGACTGCCTGACCCTGGCCGGCCCGCTCGCCAGCCGCCATGCGGTGGAGATCGCCGCGGAGGTCGCACCAGCCCTGCCGGCCATCGCAGGCGATGCGGTCCAATTGCAGCAGGCGATCCTGAACCTCGTCCGCAATGCGGCGGAGGCGATGACGCCCGACGCCACCCGGCCGGAAGAAGCACTGGGCCGGCGCCGCATCGTGATCTTCGCCTGCCCCGCCGCCGAGCCCGGCTTCGTCGCCATCGGCGTGCGCGACACCGGACCCGGCCTTGCCGAGGTGGTGGAGCGCAACCTGTTCGCGCCCTTCGTCACCACCAAGCCGACCGGCATGGGGTTGGGGCTGTCCATCGTACGCACCATCGTCGAGTCCCATGGCGGCACTCTGACCGCGCGCAGCGGGAGTGGCGGTGGCGCCGCGACTGGCGCAGAAGGGGGAACCGTGTTCCAGTTCACCATTCCCGTGCACGCGAAGGACAGGGAAGGAGAGCCAGCATGA
- a CDS encoding universal stress protein, producing the protein MASLRRILLATDLEPKSDRALERAVQLARRFDAELTALHVVDGTGGPYGCLPLHHVEAELQRHILAVPGGADIRSQAVAVRGEAVEHRVAGYAGLWLPDLIVVGLHQRDRVADLFLASTVERIAIADGTPMLIVRDKPLQPYLRALVPVDFSERSRPSVDCVRMLMREGSIHLLHVVDLPGMAGRSSSPLDTGQAAHDFRKVLGSPSAESDQEPAVETILLTGSPGRRIVDLARDGRYDLVALGSARRSGVSRALLGSTASDVIEALPCDVLIGGTAGIRSPATVPTFGLNGESDGGEPDGHH; encoded by the coding sequence ATGGCGAGCCTTCGGCGCATTCTGCTGGCAACCGACCTGGAACCGAAATCGGATCGCGCCCTGGAGCGCGCCGTCCAGCTCGCCCGCCGGTTCGATGCGGAGCTGACGGCGCTGCATGTCGTCGACGGCACCGGCGGTCCCTATGGCTGCCTGCCGCTGCACCATGTGGAAGCGGAACTCCAGCGCCATATCCTGGCCGTGCCGGGCGGGGCGGACATCCGATCCCAGGCGGTCGCGGTGCGCGGCGAGGCCGTCGAACACCGGGTCGCCGGCTATGCCGGGCTGTGGCTTCCCGACCTCATCGTGGTGGGGCTGCACCAGCGCGACCGGGTGGCGGACCTGTTCCTGGCCTCCACCGTCGAGCGCATCGCCATCGCCGATGGGACGCCGATGCTGATCGTGCGCGACAAGCCGCTCCAGCCCTATCTGCGGGCGCTGGTGCCGGTCGACTTCTCCGAACGCTCGCGCCCGTCGGTGGACTGTGTGCGGATGCTGATGCGGGAGGGAAGCATCCACCTGCTGCATGTCGTCGATCTGCCGGGGATGGCGGGCCGATCCAGTTCTCCCCTGGACACGGGGCAGGCCGCGCACGATTTCCGGAAAGTGCTGGGCAGCCCGTCCGCAGAATCGGATCAGGAACCGGCGGTCGAGACGATCCTGCTCACCGGCTCTCCGGGGCGGCGGATCGTCGATCTCGCGCGGGACGGACGGTACGATCTGGTCGCCCTGGGCTCCGCCCGGCGCAGCGGCGTTTCCCGTGCCCTGCTGGGCAGCACGGCCTCCGACGTGATCGAGGCGCTGCCCTGTGACGTGCTGATCGGCGGTACGGCCGGCATCCGGTCCCCGGCGACCG